A stretch of DNA from Primulina huaijiensis isolate GDHJ02 unplaced genomic scaffold, ASM1229523v2 scaffold207326, whole genome shotgun sequence:
AGTTTCATGTTTCgtattttactgtttttgtATCAACAAATACAAGAGTGCTGGGTTCTTTGTTATAATGGGCAAGTGGGTTCCTGTATGTTCTTCGTTATATGAACTTGAGAAACAGTATAACTGGGAAATGTATGACAAGTTCAAACCAATCTGTGAAGGGATTTTGTCCGTCTGATTTATAGAGAAGAAAAGGAATATTTTGATGATGGGATCAAAGAAAGCTGAAATTTACCAGATATCTGTTGGACAGAAAAGAAAGAAACTGGATGCCCGTGCTTTCAAGGCTCTTTTCAAACGACAGCGGATAAAGGGTGATTTACCTGGTATAATAACGATTTCCCCACTCAACGGGATTACTTCCTGTTGCATTCTtgttttttattctttaaaCAATATCTGGTTTTTGGCCTGGTAgcgaaaatttttttatttgttgacTGGGGAATTGCTCGTGGTTTTGATTTTAAACTTTGTGAAGTGACCGATAATTAGATTTATgtctcaaataaataataataattagattTATGTGACTGTTGCTGACATTACACTAGATATCCATGGGAAGCTGGAAGGACCGGATAACATGTCTCACATATGCAATGGTAATGACAGAGTAATCAGCTCTAAGCCAATCGGAGGAGGAGAGGATGTTAGTGATGAGTGCTGTAAAAGGTTAAAGGAAAATTCGAGACACTTGAGAATTGATAAAGAATCTGGTGGCGATCTTCAGAAGTCCATTGATAACTCAAGAAGAAATGATTCAGAGATATTAGGGAATAATGTGACTGTAAATTCTGATTACATTGATGATGTTGTCGCTGAGTCTCCGAAGCCTCTCGGTGCAGATAGTTTAATTAATACTAAGACTGATTCAAGTACCAGAAAAAGCTTTGATGATTCTGAAAGGTTGCCTACAGGTTGTTCAATCACTGAGAATACGAGTACTTCAGGAAGTGCGGATTGCATGGTAGGACCGCAGCGTGTGGATCCAGCAATTGGTGAGTTAACTGAGCTTCAAGGGACTCAAGGTACTGCTTCAAAGGAAGGTAATGTATATCCTGAAACTCAACTTATGCCACCCTATGATTTCTTCCAGTTTTATATCGTCATTGCCATCCTTACTTAGTGATGTCCCttgaaataatatattgttATCCTGATACTTGTACCCAAGTAACTGAAAATATGTTTGGTGATATAACGCAGGGCATTCCACAATCACAGCTACTAATCTCGCTGAGTCCTTGCAAATGGACGGTGTCTCTACTGACAAGGATCCAAATTCCATGTCTGGACGGAGATCTTTTGGTGCTGAAGTTGGCACCTGCGGATTGGAGGAAAGATTTTCATTGCTCTCTGAGCAGAACAGCAGCCATAATTTTCTGCAAGTAGAATCGGGGAGGCTTTGccaaattcttaaactttcggtaaattttcaatttttccttCTCAGGTGATAATGTTAGAAGCATCACTCAAACACATGGCAATATTTCCTGAGCAGACGGTGTTTGTGACTTGCAGTTTTATTTAGTTGCCACATACTCTTACAGTTGTCTTGTCTTCTTGGTTGCCGAGTCTTGCAAATATTTACCAACCATGTGTGGGATAGAAAACCTAGCACTTTAATAGTGGTT
This window harbors:
- the LOC140966604 gene encoding uncharacterized protein; amino-acid sequence: MMGSKKAEIYQISVGQKRKKLDARAFKALFKRQRIKGDLPDIHGKLEGPDNMSHICNGNDRVISSKPIGGGEDVSDECCKRLKENSRHLRIDKESGGDLQKSIDNSRRNDSEILGNNVTVNSDYIDDVVAESPKPLGADSLINTKTDSSTRKSFDDSERLPTGCSITENTSTSGSADCMVGPQRVDPAIGELTELQGTQGTASKEGHSTITATNLAESLQMDGVSTDKDPNSMSGRRSFGAEVGTCGLEERFSLLSEQNSSHNFLQVESGRLCQILKLSVNFQFFLLR